One Candidatus Paceibacterota bacterium genomic region harbors:
- a CDS encoding KH domain-containing protein produces MLDSNNIETIKKTVKEFFEKTTFNVEVEIMSEKEGTIPIALKTEEPQILIGEGGQTLTEIQHLLKAILRRKIAEIFYIDLDINDYKKKKKEYLEELAISTADEVALSKKQKELPAMSAYERRIIHMTLVERSDVVTESIGEGIERRPVIKPHP; encoded by the coding sequence ATGCTTGATTCTAACAACATTGAAACAATTAAAAAAACCGTTAAAGAGTTTTTTGAAAAAACTACTTTTAACGTTGAAGTTGAAATTATGTCAGAGAAAGAAGGGACTATCCCCATAGCTCTAAAAACTGAAGAGCCGCAAATTTTAATAGGAGAAGGAGGTCAGACCTTAACTGAAATCCAGCATCTTTTAAAAGCGATTTTAAGAAGAAAAATAGCAGAGATATTTTATATTGATTTGGATATTAACGACTACAAAAAGAAAAAGAAAGAATATCTGGAAGAGTTAGCTATATCAACTGCTGACGAAGTAGCTCTCAGCAAAAAACAAAAAGAGCTGCCCGCAATGTCAGCCTACGAAAGAAGAATTATTCATATGACGTTGGTGGAGAGAAGCGACGTAGTTACTGAGAGTATTGGAGAAGGAATAGAGAGGAGACCGGTGATAAAACCACACCCCTAA